A DNA window from Hordeum vulgare subsp. vulgare chromosome 1H, MorexV3_pseudomolecules_assembly, whole genome shotgun sequence contains the following coding sequences:
- the LOC123418693 gene encoding photosynthetic NDH subunit of subcomplex B 3, chloroplastic-like — protein sequence MAATSSASAALFSLLPFPTSTPASARAGGSHYRPTRSAAAVSPIRCSAASPDLSPGAPAPAPPRPQIELEFLGPKPGADGSYPVDRAAAVSGDKLLRDVMVENKIELYAAYGKLMNCGGGGSCGTCIVEIIDGKELLSPRTDAENRYLKKKPESWRLTCQTIVGNKENSGKVVVQRLPQWKK from the exons ATGGCGGCCACGAGCTCCGCCTCCGCGGcgctcttctccctcctccccttCCCCACATCCACCCCGGCCTCCGCGCGGGCAGGCGGCAGCCATTACAGGCCCACGCGCTCGGCCGCGGCCGTGTCCCCCATCAGATGCTCCGCCGCCTCGCCCGACCTGTCGCCCGGcgctccggcgccggcgccgcccaGGCCCCAAATCGAGCTCGAGTTCCTCGGG CCCAAGCCGGGCGCCGACGGGTCGTACCCCGTGGACAGGGCTGCGGCGGTCAGCGGCGACAAGCTCCTCCGGGACGTCATGGTCGAGAACAAGATCGAGCTCTACGCGGCATAC GGTAAGCTGATgaactgcggcggcggcggcagctgcGGCACCTGCATCGTCGAG ATAATCGACGGGAAGGAGCTCCTGAGCCCGAGGACGGACGCCGAGAACCGTTACCTGAAGAAG AAACCGGAGTCGTGGAGGCTGACCTGCCAGACGATCGTCGGAAACAAGGAGAACTCCGGCAAG GTCGTCGTCCAACGGCTGCCGCAGTGGAAGAAATGA